The Nitrosopumilus cobalaminigenes genome contains a region encoding:
- a CDS encoding cysteine desulfurase produces MQSTESLFENIRNDFPILKRTVRDNKPLVYLDNASTTQKPNQVIDSITDYYQNHNANIHRAVYALAEEATEAYEATRDKIANFVNIKNRQEIIFVRGTTEAINLVAYAWGRPHIKEGDIVVTTEYEHHSNIVPWQLVTQEKKAKLEYIGMDDDGELILDDLDKILATGKVKLVTFSLMSNVLGTITNAEKIIEKCKAAGVLTLIDGAQAVPHMKVDIEKLGCDFFAFSGHKMLGPTGIGVLWVKKSVLETMVPFHGGGDMIREVHKYETTWNDLPYKFEAGTPNIADVVGLGAAIDYLTKIGMDNIREHEIELTKYAIEKLSAVKGLHIYGTKDISKRGGVISFNFADVHPHDVAQIIDEEGIAVRSGHHCAQVLMERLNVAATSRASFYIYNTKQDIDILVNSLNIVAKVFKL; encoded by the coding sequence ATGCAAAGTACTGAATCCCTTTTTGAAAATATTAGAAATGATTTTCCAATTTTAAAAAGAACTGTTAGAGATAACAAACCTCTTGTTTATTTGGACAATGCATCTACTACTCAAAAACCAAATCAAGTAATTGATTCCATTACAGATTATTATCAAAACCATAATGCAAATATTCATAGAGCAGTTTATGCACTAGCTGAAGAAGCTACTGAAGCATATGAGGCAACACGCGATAAAATCGCAAACTTTGTTAATATTAAAAATCGTCAAGAAATTATTTTTGTTAGGGGTACTACTGAGGCAATTAATCTAGTTGCGTATGCATGGGGTAGACCTCATATCAAAGAAGGAGACATTGTAGTTACTACTGAATATGAACACCATAGCAATATTGTTCCATGGCAACTTGTAACACAAGAAAAAAAGGCAAAACTAGAATACATTGGAATGGATGATGATGGTGAATTAATTCTAGATGACCTTGATAAAATCTTGGCAACAGGCAAAGTCAAACTAGTCACTTTTAGTTTAATGTCAAATGTTCTTGGAACAATAACTAATGCTGAAAAAATTATAGAAAAATGCAAAGCTGCAGGTGTCCTTACTTTGATTGATGGTGCACAAGCTGTTCCACACATGAAAGTTGATATCGAAAAATTAGGATGTGACTTTTTTGCATTTTCTGGTCATAAAATGCTTGGACCTACTGGAATTGGAGTTTTATGGGTGAAAAAATCTGTATTGGAAACTATGGTTCCATTCCATGGTGGTGGAGATATGATTCGTGAAGTTCACAAATATGAAACAACCTGGAATGATTTACCATACAAGTTTGAGGCAGGAACTCCAAACATTGCAGATGTTGTTGGATTGGGTGCCGCAATTGACTATTTGACAAAAATTGGAATGGATAACATTAGAGAACATGAAATTGAACTAACAAAATATGCTATAGAAAAATTATCTGCAGTTAAAGGACTTCATATCTATGGCACAAAAGATATTTCAAAACGTGGTGGTGTTATTTCATTTAATTTTGCAGATGTTCATCCCCATGATGTTGCTCAAATTATTGATGAAGAAGGAATTGCAGTACGATCTGGACATCACTGTGCACAAGTATTGATGGAAAGACTAAACGTTGCAGCAACGTCTAGAGCCAGCTTTTACATTTACAATACTAAACAAGACATTGATATTCTGGTAAATTCATTAAATATTGTGGCAAAGGTGTTCAAATTATGA
- a CDS encoding MIP/aquaporin family protein, whose product MVYSNLQIFTVELIGTFILVVFATGSIVYDAEVFDGQLGIPFAAVAPFIALLIGVYSFGKISLAHFNPAVTIGYYITGHISKIQIVYYFTAEIIGAILGSLFVLTFIGDKMNLGANAPNLDFSIFVIFPVEVLASAMLMGVIFYVVYTKGLRGFSGVAIGGIVGLDILFLAFISGASMNPARALAPALLSGTFEHLWLYWTAPYVGTTIAAFFFRKKFQAQRAANYE is encoded by the coding sequence ATGGTCTATTCAAACTTGCAGATTTTTACAGTTGAGTTAATTGGAACTTTCATTCTTGTAGTTTTTGCAACTGGCTCAATAGTTTATGATGCTGAAGTTTTTGACGGTCAATTAGGAATTCCATTTGCAGCTGTAGCTCCATTTATTGCACTACTAATTGGTGTGTATTCCTTTGGAAAAATATCTTTAGCACATTTTAATCCTGCAGTAACTATCGGTTATTATATTACAGGCCACATTTCTAAAATTCAAATTGTATATTATTTTACAGCAGAAATAATTGGTGCAATATTAGGATCACTTTTTGTTTTAACATTCATTGGAGACAAAATGAATCTTGGAGCAAATGCTCCCAATCTTGATTTTTCAATTTTTGTAATTTTTCCAGTTGAAGTTTTAGCTTCTGCGATGTTAATGGGTGTGATCTTTTATGTTGTGTATACTAAAGGTTTGAGAGGATTTAGTGGAGTCGCAATTGGAGGAATAGTTGGATTGGATATTCTGTTTTTGGCTTTTATTTCTGGCGCATCTATGAATCCTGCTAGGGCTCTTGCCCCCGCATTATTGTCTGGAACTTTTGAACATCTCTGGCTTTACTGGACTGCACCCTATGTGGGAACTACAATTGCGGCATTTTTCTTTAGAAAGAAATTCCAAGCACAAAGAGCCGCAAATTACGAATAA
- a CDS encoding uroporphyrinogen-III synthase — translation MLDGKTIAITRSKDDASEFISLAESNKAIPIPLPTIELVSKGAKIVDDFLNLVATEHPDYSVFLSSKAVKILFDTAKKIGNFEKLQLAVANTMVMSVGPKTTATLNTYGIKVNHEPKNNSSIGVGEEFSQINAVGKKVIIPRSGASNPFLKELLNKIGIHVVEIHLYDVCAFRDTTQWNGFRELFSQNKVDGVIFTSASSVRGFFEIMQKDYEKSDLINNLSKLSLVCIGPFTSEELKKFDVPYVVSDLHTVAGAFDTMKTSLC, via the coding sequence ATGCTTGATGGAAAAACTATAGCCATTACTCGCTCAAAAGATGATGCATCTGAATTCATTTCACTTGCTGAAAGTAATAAAGCAATACCAATTCCTTTACCTACAATAGAACTTGTAAGTAAGGGTGCAAAAATTGTCGATGACTTTTTGAATCTAGTAGCAACCGAACATCCTGACTATTCTGTATTTTTGAGTTCAAAAGCTGTAAAAATATTATTTGATACTGCAAAAAAGATTGGAAATTTTGAGAAATTACAATTGGCAGTTGCCAACACTATGGTAATGTCTGTAGGTCCTAAAACTACTGCAACTCTCAACACATATGGAATTAAAGTAAATCACGAACCAAAAAATAATTCTTCAATAGGCGTTGGTGAGGAATTTTCTCAAATTAATGCAGTTGGCAAAAAAGTAATCATTCCTCGTAGTGGTGCATCTAATCCTTTTCTTAAAGAACTACTAAACAAAATTGGAATTCACGTTGTAGAAATTCATCTGTATGATGTGTGTGCATTTAGAGACACTACGCAATGGAATGGATTTAGAGAATTATTCTCCCAAAACAAAGTTGATGGTGTAATCTTTACTAGTGCATCATCAGTTCGTGGGTTCTTTGAGATTATGCAAAAAGATTATGAAAAATCTGATTTGATAAACAATCTCTCAAAATTATCTCTAGTGTGTATTGGGCCTTTTACATCTGAGGAACTAAAGAAATTTGATGTTCCTTATGTTGTATCTGATCTGCATACAGTTGCTGGTGCATTTGATACAATGAAAACTAGTCTTTGTTAG
- a CDS encoding arsenate reductase ArsC has translation MSENILFVCVENAGRSQMAEAFFRKFAPNHFNVSSAGTTPSSQLNPIVIKVMKEIGIDMVNQKPKILSDVMIKYSSKTVNMGCMDKESCPSLFVKDTLDWNIPDPKEKTIDEVREIRDKIKSEVLNLIKSLEA, from the coding sequence ATGTCTGAAAATATCCTGTTTGTATGCGTAGAAAATGCAGGTAGGAGTCAAATGGCTGAGGCATTTTTTAGAAAATTTGCTCCAAATCATTTCAATGTGTCTAGTGCTGGTACTACTCCATCATCTCAACTTAATCCAATTGTAATTAAAGTGATGAAAGAAATTGGAATTGATATGGTAAATCAAAAACCAAAAATTTTGTCTGATGTTATGATAAAATATTCTTCTAAAACTGTCAACATGGGATGCATGGACAAAGAATCGTGTCCTTCCTTGTTTGTCAAAGATACTCTTGATTGGAATATTCCTGATCCAAAAGAAAAAACTATTGATGAAGTTAGAGAAATTCGTGATAAAATAAAATCTGAAGTTCTAAATTTAATTAAATCTCTTGAGGCATAA
- a CDS encoding iron-sulfur cluster assembly scaffold protein gives MSSNADIYHEMIVDYSRNPINYGEIENHDVTFHDSNPLCGDSIDIDMKIDENKVTDIKFHGKGCAICMACSSVLTEITKGKTIDEARAIEKNDVLSELGLEHLQAVRIKCALLSLKVLKSALYTYIGKNLEDTGDVDKLKEEAANLY, from the coding sequence ATGAGTAGTAACGCAGACATTTACCATGAAATGATCGTTGATTATTCAAGAAACCCCATCAATTATGGAGAAATTGAAAATCATGATGTGACATTCCACGATTCTAACCCTCTATGTGGTGACAGTATTGACATTGATATGAAAATTGATGAAAACAAGGTTACTGATATTAAATTTCATGGAAAAGGATGTGCAATTTGCATGGCATGTTCTTCAGTTTTGACAGAAATAACAAAAGGCAAGACTATTGATGAAGCAAGAGCCATAGAAAAAAATGATGTTTTGAGTGAATTGGGTCTTGAACATCTACAAGCTGTCAGAATCAAATGTGCATTGCTTTCTCTCAAGGTACTCAAATCTGCTCTTTATACCTACATTGGAAAGAATCTAGAAGATACTGGAGATGTGGATAAATTAAAAGAAGAGGCAGCAAATCTGTACTAG
- a CDS encoding Rieske (2Fe-2S) protein, giving the protein MSEWIKACSTEQVKEGQLFGFVHEDKKLLIANLKGKIHATDLICTHADADLSTGFLSDEGVRCPLHLSVFNLVNGEPQNLPAETPLKIYNVKIDANEIYVEL; this is encoded by the coding sequence TTGTCTGAATGGATTAAAGCTTGCAGTACAGAGCAGGTAAAAGAAGGACAACTTTTTGGTTTTGTTCATGAAGATAAAAAACTCCTCATTGCAAATCTAAAGGGAAAAATTCATGCTACTGATTTGATATGTACTCATGCTGATGCTGATCTTTCTACTGGTTTTCTAAGTGATGAAGGTGTTAGATGTCCATTACATCTCTCTGTTTTCAATTTGGTAAATGGTGAACCACAAAATCTGCCTGCTGAAACTCCTCTTAAAATATACAATGTTAAAATAGACGCCAACGAAATTTACGTGGAGCTTTAA
- the cobA gene encoding uroporphyrinogen-III C-methyltransferase — MTGKVYLVGAGPGDSKLITLRAVELLEKADVVLYDRLVSKKIISMIPKKAEKVYVGRAVGDDTTHQNTTNDLMVQYAKSKKNIVRLKGGDPIIFGRGGEEAEFLKENKIKYEIVPGITSGIGSATYAGIPLTHRKHASSVVFVTGHEDPEKKKEIVKWKNLAKSVDTIVIMMGLSRIDVICKQLIAGGMDKKTPVAVIQNGTTPKQKMIKGTVTNIAKKVKENKITPPTNIIIGNVVDLSDSIGWK, encoded by the coding sequence ATGACTGGAAAAGTGTATCTTGTTGGTGCAGGCCCTGGAGATAGTAAATTAATTACATTACGTGCAGTTGAATTACTTGAAAAAGCAGATGTCGTCCTTTATGATAGACTGGTAAGCAAAAAAATTATTTCCATGATTCCAAAAAAAGCAGAAAAAGTCTACGTCGGTCGTGCAGTTGGTGATGATACAACTCATCAAAACACAACAAATGATCTTATGGTGCAGTATGCAAAATCTAAAAAAAATATAGTTAGGCTAAAGGGTGGTGATCCCATAATCTTTGGACGTGGTGGAGAAGAAGCAGAATTTCTTAAAGAAAATAAAATAAAATATGAAATTGTTCCAGGAATTACTTCTGGGATTGGGTCTGCAACTTATGCTGGGATTCCATTAACTCATAGAAAACATGCATCATCTGTAGTTTTTGTTACTGGTCATGAAGATCCAGAAAAGAAAAAAGAAATTGTCAAATGGAAAAATCTTGCAAAATCTGTTGATACTATTGTAATTATGATGGGGTTATCTAGAATTGATGTTATTTGTAAACAACTCATTGCTGGTGGAATGGATAAAAAAACTCCTGTAGCTGTTATTCAAAATGGAACTACTCCAAAACAAAAAATGATTAAAGGTACGGTTACAAATATTGCAAAAAAAGTTAAAGAAAACAAAATTACTCCTCCTACAAATATTATAATTGGCAATGTCGTTGATTTGTCAGATTCTATAGGTTGGAAATAA
- the sufD gene encoding Fe-S cluster assembly protein SufD, whose protein sequence is MSQEILSKLNTSVIDDISSSRNEPDWLKDYRKNSLSVYDSLPIELSPLYNKYTDAKKMDPEKVSLSTSTTETIPSFLTKRLGELENEICIIQIGTNIIKINLPDELKSKGLVISSISDAIKNNSELVKKALEASKSEEDKFTALNNAAFNSGIFIHIPRNLIVEKPIHMFTCLSEDGHSTISRNVIFADESSKATIVQELYSPNIQTQQAYLELMNTTLGANAQLDVTTLQMIDQHAVAFSTRRTDLAQDAKVNWYSGLFGSMLSRYKIEYFLNGTGASSNDSEVIFGNNEQSFDIQTNVNHESPATEGRVVEKSILRNKSKSLFKGMIRIKENAAKSNSFLSGRSILLDKDAKSDAIPGLEIFTNDVKATHSASVAQIDEEQVFYLKTRCLSHEEAERTIVEGFLEPLSRKMSFQVRAWIAYLIESKWDNKELTINTDEELTKFVEIEETRYNEDSEIEQHYKYR, encoded by the coding sequence ATGTCCCAAGAAATTCTTTCAAAACTCAACACAAGTGTCATCGATGATATTTCCTCATCAAGAAATGAACCTGATTGGCTAAAAGATTATAGAAAGAATTCTCTATCTGTCTATGATAGTTTACCAATTGAATTGTCTCCACTATACAACAAATACACTGATGCAAAAAAGATGGATCCAGAAAAAGTATCTCTTTCAACATCTACTACAGAAACAATTCCTAGTTTCTTAACCAAAAGATTAGGTGAGTTAGAAAATGAAATTTGTATTATTCAAATTGGAACAAATATTATCAAAATCAATCTTCCTGATGAATTAAAATCTAAAGGACTGGTCATCTCTTCAATTTCTGATGCCATAAAAAATAATTCTGAATTAGTAAAAAAAGCATTAGAGGCTTCAAAATCTGAAGAAGATAAATTTACTGCACTAAACAATGCTGCTTTTAATTCAGGAATATTCATTCACATTCCACGTAATTTGATTGTCGAAAAACCAATTCACATGTTCACTTGCCTATCTGAAGATGGTCATTCAACCATTTCTAGAAATGTCATCTTTGCCGATGAAAGTAGCAAGGCTACCATTGTTCAAGAATTATACTCTCCTAATATTCAAACTCAACAAGCCTATCTGGAATTAATGAACACTACCCTTGGAGCTAATGCACAACTAGATGTCACTACTTTACAAATGATTGATCAACATGCAGTAGCATTCTCAACGAGAAGAACTGATTTGGCTCAAGATGCTAAAGTCAATTGGTATTCTGGATTGTTTGGTTCAATGTTGTCTAGATACAAAATTGAATATTTCCTAAATGGTACTGGTGCATCATCTAATGATTCAGAAGTCATCTTTGGAAATAATGAGCAATCATTTGATATTCAAACTAATGTTAATCATGAAAGTCCAGCAACTGAAGGACGAGTTGTCGAAAAATCTATTCTTAGAAACAAATCAAAATCCCTTTTTAAAGGAATGATTAGAATCAAAGAAAATGCCGCAAAATCAAATTCATTTTTGTCTGGTCGTTCAATTCTATTAGATAAAGATGCAAAATCTGATGCAATTCCTGGATTAGAAATTTTTACAAATGATGTAAAGGCTACTCACTCTGCATCTGTTGCACAAATAGATGAAGAACAAGTTTTCTATTTAAAAACCAGATGTCTAAGCCATGAAGAGGCTGAAAGAACAATTGTTGAAGGTTTCCTGGAACCACTTTCAAGAAAAATGTCTTTTCAAGTTAGAGCCTGGATTGCATATCTTATTGAATCAAAATGGGACAACAAAGAACTTACAATTAACACTGATGAAGAACTAACAAAGTTTGTTGAAATTGAGGAAACTCGTTACAACGAAGATTCTGAAATAGAACAACACTACAAGTATAGGTGA
- the hemL gene encoding glutamate-1-semialdehyde 2,1-aminomutase, which translates to MSESKKLFNIAKKVIPSGVNSPVRYFEPYPFFTKKANGAYIWDADNKRYIDFCNGYGALLLGHRRKEIIKSVSNQLSKGTLYCTPTESEIELSKLIIGNFPSVDKVRLMNTGGEATMTAIRLARGFTKKKKIIKFEGCYHGAHDSVLVKAGSGSAHNGISVSDGGLDEVSKNTLVVEYNNIEDLQKTIRKNKDIAGVIVEPILANMGLILPEKNFLSDLRKITKENNIPLIFDEVVTGFRVAPGGAQEHFGIKPDITTMAKALSNGFTISAVGGKKEIMDLLSPRGKVYQASTFAGNPISVSAAISSIKTINKIKNKLYSKLERFNLLFSTALDDMATDMKIPHQINFTASMFQIFFTNKPVVDYQSSKNANAKKFQKLFQTLLKKGIFIAPSQFEVVFLSDAHTQTDLNKTLDAYHSALTSVKN; encoded by the coding sequence GTGTCTGAATCCAAAAAATTATTCAATATTGCAAAAAAGGTGATCCCCTCAGGCGTTAATAGTCCAGTTAGATATTTTGAACCCTATCCATTCTTCACAAAAAAAGCAAATGGTGCATACATCTGGGATGCTGATAACAAGCGTTACATTGATTTTTGCAATGGATATGGTGCTTTACTCTTAGGACACAGAAGAAAAGAAATAATCAAATCTGTATCAAACCAATTATCAAAAGGCACTCTATACTGTACTCCCACTGAATCCGAAATTGAACTCTCAAAATTAATCATTGGAAATTTTCCATCTGTTGACAAAGTAAGATTGATGAACACTGGAGGCGAAGCAACAATGACTGCAATTAGATTAGCACGTGGGTTTACAAAAAAGAAGAAAATAATAAAATTTGAAGGATGTTATCATGGTGCACATGACTCTGTTTTAGTCAAAGCTGGTTCTGGTTCTGCTCATAATGGAATTTCTGTATCTGATGGTGGTTTGGATGAAGTTTCAAAAAACACATTGGTTGTAGAATATAATAATATTGAAGATTTACAAAAAACAATTAGAAAAAATAAAGACATTGCAGGAGTTATTGTGGAACCAATTCTTGCAAATATGGGATTAATTTTACCTGAAAAGAATTTCCTTTCTGATTTACGAAAAATTACTAAAGAAAATAACATTCCATTAATTTTTGATGAGGTTGTTACAGGTTTTAGAGTTGCACCTGGTGGAGCGCAAGAACATTTTGGAATTAAGCCTGACATAACTACAATGGCCAAAGCACTAAGCAATGGATTTACTATCTCTGCAGTTGGAGGTAAAAAAGAAATCATGGATTTACTTTCCCCTAGAGGGAAAGTTTACCAAGCAAGTACATTTGCTGGCAATCCAATTTCTGTTAGTGCTGCAATTAGTTCAATTAAAACAATTAACAAAATCAAAAATAAACTATATTCAAAACTTGAGCGATTCAATTTGCTATTTTCTACCGCACTAGATGACATGGCTACTGACATGAAAATCCCACACCAAATCAATTTTACAGCCTCAATGTTTCAGATTTTCTTCACAAACAAACCTGTTGTAGATTATCAATCATCTAAGAATGCAAATGCAAAGAAATTCCAAAAATTATTCCAAACTCTACTAAAAAAGGGAATTTTTATTGCTCCTTCTCAATTTGAAGTGGTTTTTCTCTCTGATGCTCACACTCAAACTGATCTAAACAAAACTCTTGATGCATACCATTCTGCATTAACATCGGTGAAAAATTGA
- the sufB gene encoding Fe-S cluster assembly protein SufB, with amino-acid sequence MTTENLDMDYSQYDFKDSTEMYVHLSKKGLSKETVIEISKMKKEPQWMLDFRLRSFEIFMQKPMPTWGGDLSVIDFQNIYYYAKASDKVEKNWDDVPENVKNTFDKLGIPEAEKKFLAGVGAQYESEVVYHSLREDLAKQGVLFLDTDAALHEHPEIFKKYFGKIIPPEDNKFAALNSAVWSGGSFIYVPPGVKVDMPLQAYFRINAENIGQFERTLIIVDEGAEVHYIEGCTAPVYSSESLHSAVVELVAHKDAKLRYTTIQNWSADVYNLVTKRAYAYEGATVEWIDGNIGSKLTMKYPGVYLMGERAYGETLSIAFAGKGQHQDTGAKMVHLAPNTTSKVTSKSVSRLDGRSTYRGMLNVAKGATGVKSTVRCDALLLDDTSKTDTYPYMEINQEDATITHEATVGKIGDEQIFYLMSRGFSEEEALSLIVNGFMEPFTKELPMEYAVELNRLIKLEMDDSVG; translated from the coding sequence ATGACTACTGAAAATCTAGATATGGATTATTCACAATATGATTTTAAAGACTCTACAGAAATGTATGTCCACCTTAGCAAGAAAGGCCTGTCTAAGGAAACTGTAATAGAAATTAGTAAAATGAAAAAAGAGCCACAATGGATGCTTGATTTCAGATTACGTTCTTTTGAAATTTTTATGCAAAAACCAATGCCAACTTGGGGTGGAGATCTAAGTGTAATTGATTTCCAAAATATTTACTATTATGCAAAAGCATCTGACAAAGTAGAAAAGAACTGGGACGATGTTCCTGAAAATGTCAAAAATACCTTTGACAAACTTGGAATTCCAGAAGCTGAAAAGAAATTTTTAGCAGGTGTTGGTGCACAATATGAATCAGAAGTTGTATACCACAGTTTAAGAGAAGACTTGGCAAAACAAGGTGTTCTCTTTTTAGATACTGATGCAGCTCTTCATGAACATCCAGAAATATTCAAGAAATACTTCGGAAAAATTATTCCTCCAGAGGATAACAAATTTGCAGCATTAAACAGTGCAGTTTGGAGTGGTGGCTCATTCATCTATGTTCCACCAGGTGTCAAAGTAGACATGCCTCTACAAGCTTACTTTAGAATTAACGCCGAAAACATTGGTCAATTTGAAAGAACATTGATCATTGTAGATGAAGGTGCAGAAGTACACTACATTGAAGGTTGTACTGCTCCTGTCTATTCTTCAGAATCACTACACTCCGCAGTTGTAGAGTTAGTGGCACACAAAGATGCAAAATTAAGATACACTACAATCCAAAACTGGAGTGCAGATGTTTACAATCTTGTAACCAAACGTGCTTATGCATATGAAGGTGCAACAGTTGAATGGATTGATGGAAACATTGGTAGTAAACTAACAATGAAGTATCCTGGAGTATACCTTATGGGTGAGAGAGCCTATGGTGAAACATTATCCATTGCCTTTGCTGGTAAAGGACAACATCAAGATACAGGTGCTAAAATGGTTCACCTTGCACCAAATACCACTTCCAAAGTCACATCAAAGTCAGTAAGTAGACTGGATGGACGTTCCACTTACAGAGGAATGCTAAATGTAGCAAAAGGTGCTACTGGTGTAAAATCAACTGTAAGATGTGATGCATTACTCTTAGATGATACATCCAAAACTGATACCTATCCTTACATGGAAATTAATCAGGAAGATGCAACAATTACCCACGAAGCAACTGTTGGAAAAATTGGTGATGAACAAATCTTCTATCTAATGAGCAGAGGATTTAGTGAAGAAGAAGCATTGTCACTAATTGTTAATGGTTTCATGGAACCATTTACAAAAGAATTACCAATGGAATATGCTGTTGAATTAAACAGACTCATCAAACTAGAGATGGATGACTCAGTGGGATAA
- the hemC gene encoding hydroxymethylbilane synthase, with translation MKYIVGARGSQLSVAQTNWVISELKKVNPDCEYEIKPITTKGDTDTRPLFTIDQKGIFEKEIDRAVAQKEVHFAVHSLKDVPSELDENLILASIPKREAVNDVFISSDGSTLDTIKEGSVIGTSSLRRAVQVSRKRPDLIVKPIRGNIETRIKKVSGENYDAIVLAQAGISRLGVDVKYSMLSIEDFSPSPGQGAIAIVARADDIETISMLKKIEDANSRLEIEAERSLSDYVDSGCRFPLGAYAKSNGSEMTLSVSAFSVDGKQSLLVNKIGNKDDPKSLGKSAGEELRSKGVNDLALNWREKVEEWNKT, from the coding sequence TTGAAGTACATAGTTGGAGCTAGGGGAAGTCAACTATCTGTTGCACAGACAAACTGGGTGATCTCTGAATTAAAAAAAGTGAATCCTGATTGCGAATATGAAATCAAACCAATTACCACAAAAGGTGATACTGATACTAGACCATTATTTACAATAGATCAAAAAGGAATCTTTGAAAAAGAAATTGATAGGGCAGTAGCTCAAAAAGAAGTACACTTTGCTGTACATAGTCTCAAAGATGTTCCATCAGAACTAGATGAAAATCTAATACTTGCATCTATCCCAAAACGTGAAGCAGTCAACGATGTATTCATTTCTTCAGATGGTTCAACACTAGATACTATCAAAGAAGGCTCTGTAATTGGAACTAGTTCTTTACGACGAGCAGTTCAAGTGTCAAGAAAAAGACCAGACCTCATTGTAAAACCGATTCGCGGAAATATTGAAACTAGAATAAAAAAAGTATCTGGAGAGAACTATGATGCTATAGTCCTTGCACAAGCTGGAATTTCTAGATTGGGTGTTGATGTAAAGTATTCTATGCTATCAATTGAAGATTTTTCCCCTTCTCCTGGCCAAGGTGCTATTGCTATTGTTGCACGAGCAGATGATATTGAAACAATTTCCATGTTAAAAAAAATTGAAGATGCTAATTCTCGTTTAGAGATTGAGGCTGAGCGTTCTCTTTCTGATTATGTTGATTCTGGATGCAGATTTCCTTTAGGGGCATATGCTAAATCAAATGGTTCTGAGATGACTTTGAGCGTATCTGCATTTTCTGTAGATGGAAAACAATCTCTTCTGGTAAACAAAATTGGAAACAAAGATGATCCTAAATCTCTAGGAAAAAGTGCTGGAGAAGAACTACGTTCCAAGGGAGTAAATGATCTTGCATTAAATTGGAGAGAAAAAGTAGAGGAATGGAATAAGACATGA